The following are encoded together in the Acidovorax sp. KKS102 genome:
- the infB gene encoding translation initiation factor IF-2 encodes MSSNTVAEFATELKKSPETLLDQLKAAGVGKAAPSDALTESDKQKLLAYLQASHGTASADRKKITLVKKSTSEIKQADATGKARTIQVEVRKKRTFIQRDEGAEATAESQAAAAVEEPAVSSEDLELSRREEEARRQAELIRRQEAELAEKRAEREAREKREREAEERAAAYAAQEAEKKAQASAVKQEATREQAAEAAARAAAQTEAREKAQAEAKARADEESARARDLEERRRKALAEAEAIRAMMATPKKAVMVAKKPEEPKPAAKPAVVGDAKKGTLHKPAVGTGGARTAAAAPATAGAPGAGKEVKSAKLSSSWANDTAKKKEIKTRGDSSGGVGRNNWRGGPRGRRGDNRDQRDDHQNAAPAEARIIEVHVPETITVAELAHKMSIKASEVIKALMKMGQMVTINQPLDQDTAMIVVEEMGHKAVVAALDDPEAFTDDDAGQKDAELLPRAPVVTVMGHVDHGKTSLLDYIRRAKVAAGEAGGITQHIGAYHVETPRGMVSFLDTPGHEAFTAMRARGAQATDIVILVVAADDGVMPQTKEAIKHAKAAKVPIVVAITKADKPDANPDRVKQELVVEEVVPEEYGGDSPFVAVSSKTGMGIDDLLEQVLLQAEVLELKAPVEAMAKGLVIEAQLDKGRGPVATVLVQSGTLKVGDVVLAGQTSGRVRAMLDENGKPAKTAGPSIPVEIQGLSDVPQAGDEFMVLSDERRAREIATYRAGKFRNTKLAKQQAAKLENVFNEMTAGEVQTLPIIIKADVQGSQEALAASLLKLSTDEIRVQLVYAGVGGISESDVNLAIASKAIVIGFNVRADAGARKLAESSDVNLHYYNIIYDAVDELKAAMSGMLAPEQREEALGTAEIRTVFVASKIGTVAGSYVTSGQVTRNCKFRLLRDNVVIYTGEVESVRRLKDDVKEVKEGFECGIKLRNYNDIKEGDQLEFFEIKEIARTL; translated from the coding sequence ATGTCCAGTAACACTGTCGCCGAGTTCGCCACCGAACTCAAAAAATCGCCTGAAACCCTGCTCGACCAGCTCAAGGCTGCGGGCGTGGGCAAGGCTGCCCCCTCCGACGCATTGACCGAGTCGGACAAGCAAAAGCTGCTGGCTTACCTGCAGGCCAGCCATGGCACGGCTTCGGCCGACCGCAAGAAGATCACACTGGTCAAAAAGTCCACCAGCGAGATCAAGCAGGCCGATGCAACGGGCAAGGCCCGCACCATCCAGGTGGAAGTGCGCAAGAAGCGCACGTTCATCCAGCGCGACGAAGGCGCAGAGGCCACGGCCGAGTCCCAAGCAGCGGCTGCGGTGGAAGAGCCCGCCGTGTCGAGCGAAGACCTCGAACTCTCCCGCCGCGAGGAAGAAGCCCGCCGCCAGGCCGAGCTGATCCGTCGCCAGGAAGCGGAGTTGGCCGAGAAGCGTGCAGAGCGTGAAGCCCGCGAGAAGCGCGAGCGCGAAGCCGAAGAGCGCGCTGCCGCCTACGCCGCCCAGGAAGCTGAAAAGAAGGCCCAGGCCTCGGCTGTGAAGCAGGAAGCCACGCGTGAGCAGGCGGCCGAAGCTGCTGCGCGCGCCGCCGCCCAGACGGAAGCCCGCGAAAAGGCCCAGGCAGAAGCCAAGGCCCGCGCGGACGAAGAGTCTGCCCGTGCCCGCGATCTGGAAGAGCGCCGCCGCAAGGCCCTGGCCGAGGCAGAAGCCATTCGCGCCATGATGGCCACGCCCAAGAAGGCGGTCATGGTGGCCAAGAAGCCCGAGGAACCCAAGCCAGCGGCCAAGCCTGCTGTCGTGGGCGACGCCAAGAAGGGCACGCTGCACAAGCCCGCCGTTGGTACCGGTGGTGCGCGTACGGCGGCGGCTGCCCCTGCCACTGCAGGCGCTCCCGGCGCTGGCAAGGAAGTCAAGTCGGCCAAGCTGTCGTCCAGCTGGGCCAACGACACGGCCAAGAAGAAAGAAATCAAGACCCGCGGCGACAGCAGCGGTGGTGTGGGCCGTAACAACTGGCGTGGTGGCCCCCGTGGCCGTCGTGGTGACAACCGCGACCAGCGCGATGACCACCAGAACGCAGCCCCGGCAGAAGCCCGCATCATTGAAGTGCATGTGCCTGAAACCATCACGGTGGCAGAGCTGGCACACAAGATGTCGATCAAGGCTTCTGAAGTCATCAAGGCCTTGATGAAGATGGGCCAGATGGTCACCATCAACCAGCCGTTGGACCAGGACACCGCCATGATCGTGGTGGAAGAAATGGGCCACAAGGCGGTGGTGGCGGCGCTGGACGATCCAGAAGCCTTCACCGACGACGATGCAGGTCAAAAGGACGCCGAGCTGCTGCCACGCGCGCCGGTCGTTACCGTCATGGGCCACGTGGACCATGGCAAGACCTCGTTGCTGGACTACATCCGCCGCGCCAAGGTCGCTGCAGGCGAAGCCGGCGGCATCACGCAGCACATTGGTGCCTACCACGTGGAAACGCCACGCGGCATGGTGTCGTTCCTCGATACCCCCGGTCACGAGGCCTTCACGGCCATGCGTGCCCGTGGTGCCCAGGCGACCGATATCGTGATTCTGGTGGTGGCTGCCGACGACGGCGTCATGCCCCAGACCAAGGAAGCCATCAAGCACGCCAAGGCGGCCAAGGTGCCGATCGTGGTGGCCATCACCAAGGCGGACAAGCCCGATGCCAACCCCGACCGCGTCAAGCAAGAGCTGGTGGTGGAAGAGGTGGTGCCTGAAGAGTACGGTGGCGATTCGCCCTTTGTGGCCGTGTCTTCCAAGACCGGCATGGGCATCGACGACCTGCTGGAGCAGGTCCTGCTGCAGGCCGAAGTGCTGGAACTGAAGGCGCCGGTCGAAGCCATGGCCAAGGGCCTGGTGATCGAAGCCCAGCTGGACAAGGGCCGCGGCCCGGTGGCCACGGTGCTGGTGCAGTCCGGTACGCTGAAGGTGGGCGATGTGGTGCTGGCTGGCCAGACCTCCGGCCGCGTGCGCGCCATGCTGGACGAAAACGGCAAGCCCGCCAAGACGGCTGGTCCGTCGATCCCGGTGGAAATCCAGGGTCTGTCGGATGTGCCGCAGGCCGGTGACGAGTTCATGGTGCTGTCTGACGAGCGCCGTGCGCGCGAAATCGCGACCTACCGCGCGGGCAAGTTCCGCAACACCAAGCTGGCCAAGCAGCAGGCCGCCAAGCTGGAGAACGTGTTCAACGAGATGACTGCGGGCGAGGTGCAGACCCTGCCCATCATCATCAAGGCGGACGTGCAGGGCTCGCAGGAAGCACTGGCAGCCTCGCTGCTCAAGCTGTCCACCGACGAGATCCGCGTGCAGCTGGTCTATGCCGGCGTGGGCGGTATCAGCGAGTCCGACGTGAATCTGGCGATTGCCTCCAAGGCCATCGTGATCGGCTTCAACGTGCGTGCCGATGCCGGTGCGCGCAAGCTGGCCGAGTCGAGCGATGTGAACCTGCATTACTACAACATCATTTACGACGCCGTGGATGAGTTGAAGGCCGCCATGTCCGGCATGCTGGCCCCCGAGCAGCGCGAAGAGGCCCTGGGTACCGCCGAGATCCGCACGGTGTTCGTGGCTTCCAAGATCGGTACGGTGGCGGGTTCGTACGTCACCTCCGGCCAGGTCACGCGCAACTGCAAGTTCCGCCTGCTGCGCGACAACGTGGTCATCTACACCGGCGAAGTCGAGTCTGTGCGCCGCCTCAAGGACGATGTCAAGGAAGTCAAGGAAGGCTTCGAGTGCGGTATCAAGCTGCGCAACTACAACGACATCAAAGAGGGCGACCAGCTGGAGTTCTTCGAGATCAAGGAAATCGCGCGGACGCTGTAA
- the nusA gene encoding transcription termination factor NusA gives MNRELLMLVEAISREKNVERDVVLGAVESALAQATKKLYQGEVDIRVSIDRDSGNYETFRRWLVVPDDAGLQNPEAEELLMDAKERIPDIEVGEYIEEGVESVPIGRIGAMAAKQVILQKIRDAEREMLLNDFMSRGEKIFTGTVKRMDKGDIIVESGRVEGRLRRSEMIPKENLRSGDRVRAMIMEVDLTLRGAPIILSRSAPEFMIELFRNEVPEIEQGLLEIKSCARDPGSRAKIAVLSHDKRVDPIGTCVGVRGTRVNAVTNELAGERVDIVLWSEDPAQFVIGALAPANVSSIVVDEEKHAMDVVVDEENLAIAIGRGGQNVRLASDLTGWKINIMDAAESAQKQANETDTARKLFMEKLDVDEEIADILISEGFNSLEEVAYVPLQEMLEIESFDEDTVNELRARAKDALLTMEIAREESVEEVSQDLRDLEGLTPELIAKLAEGGVHTRDDLADLAIDELTDLTGQSAEEAKALIMKAREHWFAGQE, from the coding sequence ATGAATCGCGAATTGTTGATGTTGGTTGAGGCCATTTCGCGCGAGAAGAACGTGGAGCGTGATGTGGTCTTGGGCGCCGTGGAGTCGGCCCTGGCCCAGGCTACCAAGAAGCTGTACCAGGGCGAGGTGGACATTCGCGTGTCGATTGATCGCGACAGCGGCAATTACGAGACTTTCCGCCGCTGGCTGGTGGTGCCCGACGACGCCGGTCTGCAGAACCCCGAAGCCGAAGAGCTGCTGATGGATGCCAAAGAGCGCATCCCGGACATCGAGGTGGGTGAATACATCGAAGAGGGCGTCGAGTCCGTGCCCATCGGCCGCATCGGTGCCATGGCTGCCAAGCAGGTCATCCTGCAGAAGATCCGCGACGCAGAGCGCGAGATGCTGCTGAACGACTTCATGTCGCGCGGCGAAAAGATCTTCACCGGCACCGTCAAGCGCATGGACAAGGGCGACATCATTGTCGAATCCGGCCGCGTGGAAGGTCGCCTGCGCCGCAGCGAAATGATCCCCAAGGAAAACCTGCGCAGCGGCGACCGCGTACGGGCCATGATCATGGAAGTGGATCTGACCCTGCGTGGCGCGCCCATCATCCTGTCGCGCTCGGCACCCGAGTTCATGATCGAACTCTTCCGCAATGAAGTGCCCGAGATCGAGCAAGGCCTGCTGGAGATCAAGTCCTGCGCCCGTGACCCCGGCTCGCGTGCCAAGATCGCCGTGCTGAGCCACGACAAGCGTGTGGACCCCATCGGCACCTGCGTCGGCGTGCGCGGCACCCGCGTGAATGCGGTGACCAACGAACTCGCTGGCGAGCGCGTGGACATCGTGCTGTGGTCTGAAGACCCGGCACAGTTTGTGATTGGCGCACTGGCCCCGGCCAATGTGTCCTCCATCGTGGTCGATGAAGAAAAGCATGCCATGGACGTGGTCGTGGACGAGGAAAACCTCGCCATCGCCATCGGCCGTGGTGGTCAGAACGTGCGCCTGGCGTCCGACCTGACCGGCTGGAAGATCAACATCATGGACGCCGCCGAAAGCGCGCAAAAGCAGGCCAACGAGACCGACACGGCCCGCAAGCTGTTCATGGAAAAGCTGGATGTGGACGAGGAAATCGCCGACATCCTGATCTCCGAAGGCTTCAACAGCCTGGAAGAAGTGGCCTATGTGCCGCTGCAGGAAATGCTGGAGATCGAAAGCTTCGACGAAGACACCGTGAACGAGTTGCGCGCCCGCGCCAAGGATGCGCTGCTCACCATGGAAATCGCCCGTGAGGAAAGCGTGGAAGAGGTCTCCCAGGACCTGCGCGATCTCGAAGGCCTCACCCCCGAGCTCATTGCCAAGTTGGCTGAGGGTGGTGTGCACACACGTGACGACCTGGCCGACCTGGCCATTGATGAACTGACCGACCTGACCGGACAGTCTGCAGAAGAAGCCAAAGCCTTGATCATGAAGGCGCGCGAACACTGGTTCGCGGGGCAAGAGTAA
- the rimP gene encoding ribosome maturation factor RimP, whose amino-acid sequence MALQQVVEQIVTGLGYDLVEIERSAGGLLRVTIDLPWGQPAADAPQPVIEQFVTVEDCEKVTRQLQFALEVDGVEYKRLEVSSPGIDRPLRHEQDFVRFEGSVIDITLKAPIGAAAAGGQVNATRKKFRGTLERAEAGGWQIVWSDEPPVKPGQRVSKKRVPAPLQAMGFTLDECRDVRLAPIVDFKGRAGKAGAAPA is encoded by the coding sequence GTGGCACTACAGCAAGTCGTTGAACAAATTGTGACGGGACTGGGATATGACCTGGTGGAGATCGAGCGCTCTGCCGGCGGCCTGTTGCGCGTCACCATCGACTTGCCCTGGGGGCAGCCAGCCGCTGATGCCCCCCAGCCCGTGATCGAGCAGTTCGTGACGGTCGAGGATTGCGAGAAGGTCACCCGCCAGCTGCAGTTTGCGCTGGAGGTCGATGGCGTCGAGTACAAGCGCCTCGAAGTGTCATCCCCCGGTATCGACCGGCCCCTGCGCCACGAGCAAGACTTCGTGCGCTTCGAAGGTTCGGTCATCGACATCACCCTGAAGGCGCCCATTGGCGCCGCAGCAGCGGGAGGGCAAGTCAATGCCACCCGCAAGAAATTTCGCGGCACGCTGGAGCGGGCCGAGGCTGGTGGCTGGCAGATCGTCTGGAGCGACGAGCCGCCGGTCAAGCCAGGTCAAAGAGTCAGCAAGAAACGCGTGCCCGCCCCTTTGCAGGCCATGGGCTTCACCTTGGACGAGTGCCGGGATGTGCGTCTGGCGCCCATCGTGGACTTCAAGGGGCGTGCAGGCAAGGCCGGGGCAGCACCTGCCTGA
- a CDS encoding DEAD/DEAH box helicase: protein MSTPRPPWFPLNSLQAQCDKGAWERGMELYRQADVVRVGIRQPAEGRWALAGEVQGSLPHPYEVSVQLVLAPNGQVKQWSGDCSCPVGADCKHAVALTLEAAHRDPAQGPSSTRAADALKAMQERKEALARAEAEARLLHWLQEWDRALGVAVPQDPVARPGRPECYLYLVSTVGRARTSVPQLQLEAVVSYPKLTGGWAKPQQIRTQPAPGQAVYDRASDADRQVLQLLRAMPRSVGYYSAYSVAPIGVLEGAVGLLALEQAAATGRLFVDAGGSTVGAPLRWGDPLPITWAWQTSTPAQGGEAVWGLQARLPGDTAMLCDNHPPLYLDAVQGVCGPVHAEGLSPAQVAMLLKAPALAAAALQKHHAEVVRRIGGVLPLPPALGPLTLVRGVKPVARLHLAPSPADRVAEMGLITAHLRFDYQGHVGWWAGQELAVLVPGADGGEVLLQRDAVAERHAVERLEGLGLLATDDGLFGIPGERAQDDWMHWADNGFAGLRDAGFDVTLDAALQGWVQHADRLDVVLQPEGDDATTSPWFALSLGMEINGVRHNILPWLPDLIAAAAAQPLDPATGLPQLPGHVYMPSLTGAGFVRLPTDTLRPWMAALLDLAGDRARDFNADSLKLSRLDALRTSAALGEGAVWRGAAALHDMVAQLRGASALPEVPLPASVRATLRPYQQQGLNWLQFLRAHDLAGVLADDMGLGKTLQTLAHIQVEKDAGRLTAPALVIAPVSLMGNWQREAARFCPGLRCLVLHGAGRHEVADEVTLHDLVIAPYSLLQRDRERWLAHHWHLVVLDEAQNIKNASSQAAQVVGELQARHRLCLSGTPMENHLGEIWSLFHFLMPGFLGGATRFKEVFRTPIEKQGDSARMAQLRARITPFMLRRTKALVAGELPPKVESVMPVELKGAQADLYETIRLGMEKTVREALQSKGLAQSQIAILDALLKLRQVCCHPQLVPLEAAAKVKTSAKLDHLMALLPEMLAEGRRVLVFSQFTSMLTLIEAELKARNLPWVKLTGQSVKRDAIIEQFTSGQVPLFLISLKAGGVGLNLPQADTVIHFDPWWNPAVEDQATDRAHRIGQTQSLWVIKLVAQGTIEEKILALQERKAELADSLYSGAAARKEPLFTETDLAELLQPLSVS from the coding sequence GTGTCCACACCCCGCCCACCCTGGTTCCCGCTCAATTCACTGCAGGCCCAGTGCGACAAGGGCGCGTGGGAGCGGGGCATGGAGCTGTACCGCCAGGCCGACGTGGTGCGCGTGGGTATTCGGCAGCCAGCCGAGGGGCGCTGGGCCCTGGCGGGGGAAGTGCAGGGCAGCTTGCCCCACCCGTATGAGGTGTCTGTGCAACTAGTGCTTGCGCCCAACGGCCAGGTCAAGCAATGGTCGGGCGATTGCAGTTGTCCCGTGGGGGCGGACTGCAAACACGCCGTGGCCCTGACCCTGGAGGCCGCGCACCGTGATCCGGCGCAAGGCCCGTCGTCTACACGCGCTGCCGATGCGCTCAAGGCCATGCAGGAGCGCAAAGAGGCCCTGGCCCGCGCCGAGGCCGAGGCCCGCTTGCTGCACTGGCTGCAGGAGTGGGACCGCGCCCTGGGCGTTGCGGTGCCGCAAGACCCGGTTGCACGGCCCGGGCGGCCCGAGTGTTATCTCTATCTGGTCTCCACCGTAGGGCGGGCGCGCACCAGCGTGCCGCAGCTGCAGCTGGAGGCCGTGGTGTCGTACCCCAAGCTCACGGGCGGCTGGGCCAAGCCGCAGCAGATCCGCACCCAGCCGGCACCTGGCCAGGCCGTGTACGACCGCGCCAGCGATGCCGACCGCCAGGTGCTGCAGCTGCTGCGCGCCATGCCGCGCAGCGTGGGCTACTACTCGGCCTATAGCGTCGCGCCCATCGGGGTGCTGGAGGGCGCGGTGGGCCTGCTGGCGCTGGAGCAGGCAGCGGCCACGGGCCGCCTGTTTGTGGATGCGGGTGGGTCCACTGTGGGCGCGCCTTTGCGATGGGGCGACCCGTTGCCGATCACGTGGGCATGGCAGACGTCTACGCCTGCGCAAGGCGGCGAGGCTGTCTGGGGGCTACAGGCACGGCTGCCGGGCGACACCGCCATGCTGTGCGACAACCACCCGCCGCTGTACCTGGACGCCGTCCAGGGCGTTTGCGGCCCGGTGCACGCCGAGGGCCTGAGCCCTGCGCAGGTGGCCATGCTGCTCAAGGCGCCCGCGCTTGCTGCCGCCGCCCTGCAAAAGCACCATGCCGAGGTGGTGCGCCGCATTGGCGGCGTGTTGCCCTTGCCTCCGGCGCTGGGTCCGCTCACGCTGGTGCGGGGGGTAAAACCCGTGGCGCGCTTGCATTTGGCCCCGTCGCCTGCCGACAGGGTGGCAGAAATGGGGCTCATCACCGCGCACTTGCGTTTTGACTACCAGGGCCATGTGGGCTGGTGGGCAGGGCAGGAGCTCGCGGTGCTGGTGCCCGGTGCCGACGGCGGCGAGGTGCTGCTGCAGCGCGATGCGGTGGCTGAGCGCCATGCTGTCGAGCGTCTGGAAGGTCTGGGTCTCCTGGCCACCGACGACGGCCTGTTCGGCATCCCTGGCGAGCGTGCGCAGGATGACTGGATGCATTGGGCAGACAACGGCTTTGCAGGGCTGCGCGACGCGGGTTTTGATGTCACGCTGGACGCGGCGCTGCAGGGCTGGGTGCAGCACGCCGACCGGCTGGATGTGGTGCTGCAGCCTGAGGGGGATGACGCGACCACATCGCCCTGGTTTGCGCTGTCGCTGGGCATGGAGATCAATGGTGTGCGCCACAACATCCTGCCCTGGCTGCCCGATCTGATTGCCGCCGCAGCGGCGCAGCCGCTGGACCCTGCGACGGGCTTGCCCCAGCTGCCGGGACATGTCTACATGCCCTCGTTGACCGGTGCCGGGTTTGTGCGCCTGCCGACAGATACCCTGCGGCCCTGGATGGCCGCGCTGCTGGATCTGGCGGGCGACCGAGCGCGCGACTTCAACGCCGACAGCCTGAAGCTCTCGCGCCTGGATGCCCTGCGCACCAGCGCTGCGCTGGGCGAGGGCGCGGTGTGGCGGGGCGCCGCTGCCTTGCACGACATGGTGGCCCAGCTGCGTGGCGCCAGCGCCTTGCCCGAGGTGCCGCTGCCCGCCAGCGTGCGCGCCACGCTGCGCCCGTACCAGCAGCAAGGGCTGAACTGGCTGCAGTTTTTGCGGGCCCACGACCTGGCCGGTGTGCTGGCCGACGACATGGGCCTGGGCAAGACGCTGCAGACCTTGGCGCACATCCAGGTCGAAAAAGACGCGGGGCGGCTGACTGCCCCCGCCCTGGTGATCGCCCCTGTGAGCCTGATGGGCAACTGGCAGCGTGAGGCCGCCCGCTTTTGCCCGGGCCTGCGGTGCCTGGTGCTGCATGGCGCGGGTCGGCACGAAGTGGCCGATGAAGTCACCTTGCACGACCTGGTCATCGCCCCGTATTCCCTGCTGCAACGCGACCGCGAACGCTGGCTGGCACACCATTGGCACCTGGTGGTGCTGGACGAGGCCCAGAACATCAAGAACGCCAGCAGCCAGGCCGCGCAGGTCGTGGGCGAGCTGCAGGCGCGCCACCGGCTGTGCCTGTCGGGCACGCCCATGGAAAACCACCTGGGCGAGATCTGGAGCCTGTTCCACTTCTTGATGCCGGGTTTTTTGGGCGGCGCGACGCGCTTCAAGGAAGTGTTTCGCACACCCATCGAAAAGCAAGGCGACAGCGCGCGCATGGCGCAACTGCGGGCGCGCATCACGCCCTTCATGCTGCGGCGGACCAAGGCCCTGGTGGCGGGTGAGCTGCCGCCCAAGGTGGAATCGGTCATGCCCGTGGAGCTGAAGGGCGCGCAGGCCGATCTGTACGAAACCATCCGCCTGGGCATGGAAAAGACCGTGCGCGAGGCGCTGCAGTCCAAGGGGCTGGCGCAATCGCAGATCGCGATCCTGGACGCACTGCTCAAGCTGCGGCAGGTGTGCTGCCACCCGCAGCTTGTGCCGCTAGAGGCTGCTGCCAAGGTCAAGACGTCGGCCAAGCTCGACCACTTGATGGCACTGCTGCCTGAAATGTTGGCCGAGGGGCGGCGCGTTTTGGTGTTCTCGCAGTTCACCAGCATGCTCACCCTGATCGAGGCCGAGCTGAAGGCGCGCAACCTGCCTTGGGTCAAGCTCACGGGGCAGAGTGTCAAGCGCGACGCGATCATCGAGCAGTTCACCAGCGGGCAGGTGCCCCTGTTTCTCATCAGCCTCAAGGCGGGCGGGGTGGGGCTGAACCTGCCGCAGGCCGACACCGTAATCCATTTCGATCCCTGGTGGAATCCGGCAGTAGAGGACCAGGCCACCGATCGCGCCCACCGCATCGGCCAGACGCAAAGCCTGTGGGTGATCAAGCTGGTGGCGCAGGGCACGATTGAAGAGAAAATCCTGGCGCTGCAGGAGCGCAAGGCCGAGCTGGCAGACAGCCTGTACAGCGGCGCGGCCGCCCGCAAGGAGCCGCTCTTCACCGAAACCGATCTGGCAGAGTTGTTGCAGCCGCTATCAGTGTCATAG
- a CDS encoding thioredoxin family protein, producing MSSPAALPEPTPTSPGGATPSGWWAVCLCAAWCGTCGIYRPLFDELARAHPDVRFEWVDIEDESDLVGDLDVETFPTLLIADGERALFLGPLLPQAPVLTRLLTSLQGAAPGGAGVGGDAQGVFDRVRAARGG from the coding sequence ATGTCCAGTCCCGCCGCACTGCCCGAACCCACCCCCACGAGCCCGGGGGGCGCCACGCCCAGCGGCTGGTGGGCCGTGTGCCTGTGCGCAGCGTGGTGCGGCACCTGCGGCATCTACCGCCCCTTGTTCGACGAATTGGCCCGTGCGCACCCGGACGTGCGGTTTGAATGGGTGGACATTGAAGACGAGTCCGATCTGGTCGGGGACCTGGACGTGGAAACCTTTCCCACCCTGCTGATTGCCGACGGCGAGCGGGCCCTGTTCCTGGGGCCGCTGTTGCCGCAGGCGCCGGTGCTGACACGGTTGTTGACCAGCCTGCAGGGGGCGGCGCCCGGGGGGGCTGGGGTGGGGGGCGACGCCCAGGGCGTTTTTGACCGGGTGCGTGCTGCGCGCGGCGGCTAG
- a CDS encoding c-type cytochrome gives MKRILWTISSVLAGLGIAAAALISLNLRGEEPLPATETLQSTPALVQRGEYLARVGNCMACHTTPGGAPFAGGRGIETPFGVVHSSNLTPDKAQGIGSWTSAEFWRAMHHGRSKDGRLLYPAFPYPNYTQVTREDSDAIFAYLQSLPAAPDANRAHALRFPYNTQAALAVWRALFFAPGVPAAEPTQTAEYNRGAYLVNGLGHCTACHTPRNALGATSDAKAFTGGLIPVQNWYAPALNAAHEAGVKEWRTDDVVALLKTGVAPQGSVLGPMAEVVFRSTQYLSDADARAMAVYLQALPQQDHKAPASVAPPPASAMARGGKVYEQQCAQCHGDRGQGEPGAFPALAGNRAVTLADPTNLVRVVLQGGYLPATAGNPRPHGMPPFQQTLSDEEVAAVTTFVRNSWGNQAPGVGTIEVYRARERRGM, from the coding sequence ATGAAACGCATCCTTTGGACGATTTCTTCCGTTCTGGCCGGCTTGGGCATTGCTGCTGCAGCGCTGATCTCCCTGAACCTGCGCGGCGAAGAGCCGCTGCCCGCCACCGAGACGCTGCAATCCACGCCTGCACTGGTGCAGCGCGGCGAATACCTGGCCCGCGTTGGCAACTGCATGGCCTGCCACACGACCCCAGGCGGCGCGCCGTTTGCGGGCGGTCGCGGTATCGAGACGCCGTTTGGCGTGGTGCACAGCTCCAACCTCACGCCCGACAAAGCGCAAGGCATTGGCAGCTGGACCTCGGCCGAGTTCTGGCGCGCCATGCACCATGGCCGCAGCAAGGACGGGCGGCTGCTGTACCCGGCGTTTCCGTACCCCAACTACACGCAGGTGACGCGCGAGGATTCGGACGCCATCTTTGCCTATCTGCAAAGCCTGCCCGCTGCGCCAGACGCCAACCGCGCCCACGCGCTGCGTTTTCCGTACAACACGCAGGCGGCCTTGGCGGTATGGCGTGCGCTGTTTTTTGCACCCGGAGTGCCCGCCGCCGAACCCACGCAGACGGCCGAATACAACCGGGGCGCCTATCTGGTCAACGGCCTGGGCCACTGCACCGCCTGCCACACGCCGCGCAATGCACTGGGCGCGACATCGGACGCCAAGGCCTTCACTGGCGGCCTGATTCCGGTGCAGAACTGGTATGCCCCGGCGCTCAATGCGGCGCACGAGGCGGGCGTGAAGGAATGGCGTACCGATGACGTGGTGGCGCTGCTCAAAACCGGTGTGGCCCCGCAGGGCTCGGTACTGGGCCCCATGGCCGAGGTGGTGTTCCGCAGCACGCAGTACCTGAGCGACGCCGATGCGCGCGCCATGGCCGTCTACCTGCAAGCCCTGCCGCAGCAGGATCACAAGGCGCCCGCCTCCGTAGCCCCGCCGCCTGCCAGCGCAATGGCACGGGGCGGCAAGGTGTACGAGCAGCAGTGCGCACAGTGCCACGGCGACCGGGGGCAGGGCGAGCCCGGCGCGTTCCCGGCGCTGGCGGGCAACCGCGCCGTCACCTTGGCCGACCCGACCAATCTGGTGCGCGTGGTGCTGCAGGGCGGCTACCTGCCCGCCACGGCAGGCAACCCGCGTCCGCATGGCATGCCGCCGTTTCAGCAGACCCTGTCGGACGAAGAAGTGGCGGCGGTGACCACCTTTGTGCGCAACAGCTGGGGCAACCAGGCGCCGGGTGTGGGTACCATCGAGGTCTATCGCGCGCGCGAGCGGCGCGGCATGTAG
- a CDS encoding c-type cytochrome has translation MIDCLRSLLRPVVCLPSAAAVLALALSAGAVAQTAPPTTAPAAPVATASAAATVPASSMASRVLACTACHGKEGRATPDGYFPRIAGKPAGYLTNQLLNFRDGRRSYPQMGYLIEHLTDDYLREMAEYFAAQDLPYPPPLAPQVPPAVLERGRVLVQRGDVGRNIPACVACHGAAMTGVAPSIPGLLGLPRDYLNSQLGAWKTGQRRAHVPDCMADIARQLTPDDVSAVSAWLAAQPVAAGGKPARTLPAAMPARCGGVAEVPVAAAAAR, from the coding sequence ATGATCGATTGCTTGCGCAGCCTGCTGCGCCCCGTTGTCTGCCTGCCTTCGGCCGCTGCCGTGCTGGCGCTGGCCTTGAGCGCTGGTGCCGTGGCCCAGACGGCGCCTCCCACCACCGCCCCTGCAGCGCCGGTGGCCACCGCATCCGCTGCGGCCACGGTGCCTGCGTCGTCCATGGCATCGCGCGTGCTGGCCTGCACCGCCTGCCATGGCAAAGAGGGCCGCGCCACGCCCGATGGCTACTTTCCGCGCATTGCGGGCAAGCCAGCGGGCTACCTGACCAACCAGTTGCTCAACTTTCGCGATGGGCGGCGCAGCTACCCGCAGATGGGGTACCTGATCGAGCACCTGACAGACGACTACCTGCGCGAGATGGCTGAGTACTTTGCCGCGCAGGACCTGCCGTACCCGCCGCCGCTTGCGCCGCAAGTGCCACCCGCCGTGCTGGAGCGCGGGCGCGTGCTGGTGCAGCGGGGTGACGTTGGGCGCAACATCCCGGCCTGCGTGGCCTGCCACGGTGCGGCCATGACGGGGGTGGCACCGTCCATCCCCGGCCTGCTGGGCCTGCCGCGTGACTACCTCAACAGCCAGCTGGGTGCCTGGAAGACCGGCCAGCGCCGCGCGCATGTGCCCGACTGCATGGCCGACATTGCGCGCCAGCTCACGCCCGATGACGTGAGCGCTGTCTCGGCCTGGCTGGCCGCCCAGCCCGTGGCGGCGGGTGGCAAGCCGGCCCGCACGCTGCCCGCCGCCATGCCGGCGCGTTGCGGCGGTGTGGCGGAGGTTCCCGTCGCTGCTGCAGCTGCACGCTGA